Proteins encoded by one window of Streptacidiphilus sp. PB12-B1b:
- the rplD gene encoding 50S ribosomal protein L4 has product MSTINVLSPAGETVGTVELPAEIFDAKVSIPLIHQVVVAQLAAARQGTHKTKTRAEVRGGGRKPYRQKGTGRARQGSTRAPQFAGGGVVHGPVPRDYSQRTPKKMKAAALRGALTDRARNSRIHVITGVTAGEAPSTKAARTLIGKISERKNVLLVVERDDELAIRSARNLPEVHILDAGQLNTYDVLVSDDVVFTQAAFERFVTGPAASAKAVASSSELEGSDA; this is encoded by the coding sequence ATGAGCACCATCAACGTTCTCTCCCCTGCGGGTGAGACCGTCGGCACCGTCGAGCTGCCCGCCGAGATCTTCGACGCCAAGGTCAGCATTCCGCTGATCCACCAGGTCGTCGTCGCCCAGCTGGCCGCGGCCCGCCAGGGTACGCACAAGACGAAGACCCGCGCCGAGGTCCGTGGCGGTGGCCGCAAGCCGTACCGCCAGAAGGGCACCGGCCGCGCCCGCCAGGGTTCGACCCGCGCTCCGCAGTTCGCCGGCGGTGGCGTCGTGCACGGCCCCGTGCCGCGCGACTACTCGCAGCGCACCCCCAAGAAGATGAAGGCCGCCGCTCTGCGTGGCGCCCTCACCGACCGGGCCCGCAACTCCCGCATCCACGTCATCACCGGCGTGACCGCGGGCGAGGCGCCGTCCACCAAGGCTGCCCGCACCCTGATCGGCAAGATCAGCGAGCGCAAGAACGTCCTCCTCGTGGTCGAGCGCGACGACGAGCTGGCGATCAGGAGCGCCCGTAACCTGCCCGAGGTGCACATCCTGGACGCCGGTCAGCTCAACACCTACGACGTGCTCGTCTCCGACGATGTGGTCTTCACCCAGGCCGCCTTCGAGCGCTTCGTGACCGGCCCCGCCGCGTCCGCGAAGGCCGTTGCCTCCTCGAGCGAGCTCGAAGGGAGCGACGCCTGA
- the rplC gene encoding 50S ribosomal protein L3 has protein sequence MAKQMKGILGEKLGMTQVWDENNRIVPVTVVKAGPNVVTQVHTADGTGYDAVQIGFGEIDPRKVNKPLAGHFAKAGVTPRRHLVELRTSDAGEYTLGQEITAELFEAGVKVDVTGTSKGKGFAGVMKRHNFHGLGAGHGVQRKHRSPGSIGGCATPGRVFKGMRMAGRMGHERVTTQNLTVHAVDAEKGLLLIKGAIPGPNGGLILVRTAAKGA, from the coding sequence ATGGCTAAGCAGATGAAGGGCATCCTGGGCGAGAAGCTCGGCATGACCCAGGTCTGGGACGAGAACAACCGGATCGTTCCGGTGACCGTCGTCAAGGCCGGGCCCAATGTCGTCACCCAGGTCCACACCGCTGATGGCACCGGCTACGACGCCGTGCAGATCGGCTTCGGCGAGATCGACCCGCGCAAGGTGAACAAGCCCCTCGCGGGCCACTTCGCCAAGGCCGGCGTCACCCCCCGTCGCCACCTCGTCGAGCTGCGCACCAGCGACGCCGGCGAGTACACCCTGGGCCAGGAGATCACGGCCGAGCTCTTCGAGGCCGGTGTCAAGGTCGACGTGACCGGCACCAGCAAGGGCAAGGGCTTCGCGGGTGTCATGAAGCGCCACAACTTCCACGGTCTGGGCGCCGGACACGGCGTGCAGCGCAAGCACCGCTCGCCCGGCTCGATCGGTGGCTGCGCCACCCCGGGTCGTGTGTTCAAGGGCATGCGCATGGCTGGTCGCATGGGCCACGAGCGCGTGACCACCCAGAACCTGACCGTCCACGCCGTTGACGCGGAGAAGGGCCTGCTCCTGATCAAGGGAGCGATCCCTGGTCCGAACGGCGGCCTCATCCTGGTCCGCACTGCGGCGAAGGGGGCCTGA
- the rpsJ gene encoding 30S ribosomal protein S10, with protein MAGQKIRIRLKAYDHEVIDSSAKKIVETVTRTGAQVAGPVPLPTEKNVYCVIRSPHKYKDSREHFEMRTHKRLIDILDPTPKTVDSLMRLDLPAGVDIEIKL; from the coding sequence ATGGCGGGACAGAAGATCCGCATCCGGCTCAAGGCCTACGACCACGAGGTCATCGACTCCTCGGCGAAGAAGATCGTCGAGACGGTGACGCGTACTGGTGCGCAGGTCGCGGGCCCGGTGCCGCTGCCCACTGAGAAGAACGTGTACTGCGTCATCCGCTCGCCGCACAAGTACAAGGACTCGCGCGAGCACTTCGAGATGCGCACGCACAAGCGTCTGATCGACATCCTCGACCCGACCCCCAAGACCGTTGACTCTCTGATGCGACTCGACCTCCCGGCCGGCGTCGACATCGAGATCAAGCTCTGA
- a CDS encoding DUF2142 domain-containing protein gives MPPLLQAIGPRVTANRRSIWLAGFAFFLTLMAAWSLATPLTAAPDEPAHILRAASVVRGQFNGPPVVQEVKIADFISKEVITGIRLPERYASLNDMFRCYAFNVNRPAGCAPDFHGTEQVASMTTSAGRYNPVYYLAVGWPSLLLNGSDSVYAMRLLTAVLCAALLASAVVTASEWRRRGVAVLGVLAAATPMVLFLGGVVNPNAVECAAGILAWTAVLSVFMSPDPALLNRRLAAAGIASASLFCIRPLGLAWVAATITVGLLVNERGTLPSIIRRRAFWVWTAVSGVAFVAGELWNITHPDHSSLRSALTPEAVAMWTFHASGQYVDQMVGNFGWLNTPVPAVTLLIWLGVIVALALLALTCCRRREALPLLAIAVGIFVIPIAGSTLDYRLGPIWQGRYLLAFAAGLPVLSAFVIARRNPLPGPARRRLVTITALLLAFANLAAFYWALHRYLVGINGALLPRHVHWQPPGTWMLWTAVYGLGLLAQYGLVRAFAQDREPDAGTARTGADGVGAAPGTLGLTRL, from the coding sequence ATGCCACCGCTACTCCAGGCCATCGGACCAAGGGTCACGGCGAACCGCCGCAGCATCTGGCTGGCGGGATTCGCGTTCTTCCTGACGCTGATGGCCGCATGGTCCCTCGCCACCCCGCTCACCGCCGCACCGGACGAGCCGGCCCACATCCTGCGCGCCGCCTCCGTCGTCCGGGGCCAGTTCAACGGGCCGCCCGTGGTCCAAGAGGTCAAGATCGCGGACTTCATCTCCAAGGAGGTGATAACCGGCATCCGGCTGCCGGAGCGCTACGCCTCGCTGAACGACATGTTCCGCTGCTACGCCTTCAACGTGAACCGGCCGGCCGGCTGCGCACCCGACTTCCACGGCACCGAACAGGTCGCCAGCATGACCACCTCGGCCGGCCGCTACAACCCGGTCTACTACCTCGCCGTCGGCTGGCCCTCGCTGCTGCTGAACGGCAGCGACAGCGTCTACGCCATGCGGCTGCTGACGGCGGTGCTCTGCGCGGCGCTGCTGGCCAGCGCCGTGGTCACGGCCAGCGAGTGGCGGCGGCGCGGGGTGGCGGTGCTGGGGGTGCTGGCGGCGGCGACGCCGATGGTGCTGTTCCTCGGCGGCGTGGTCAACCCGAACGCGGTCGAGTGCGCGGCCGGCATCCTGGCCTGGACCGCCGTGCTGTCCGTCTTCATGTCGCCCGATCCCGCGCTGCTGAACCGGCGGCTGGCCGCTGCCGGGATCGCCTCCGCCTCGCTGTTCTGCATCCGCCCGCTGGGGCTGGCCTGGGTGGCCGCGACCATCACCGTCGGACTGCTGGTCAACGAGCGCGGCACGCTGCCGTCGATCATCCGCCGCCGCGCCTTCTGGGTCTGGACCGCCGTCTCCGGCGTCGCCTTCGTCGCGGGCGAGCTGTGGAACATCACCCACCCGGACCACTCGTCGCTGCGCAGCGCGCTCACCCCGGAGGCGGTCGCCATGTGGACCTTCCACGCCTCCGGCCAGTACGTCGACCAGATGGTCGGCAACTTCGGCTGGCTGAACACCCCGGTGCCCGCGGTCACGCTGCTGATCTGGCTCGGCGTCATCGTCGCCCTGGCCCTGCTGGCGCTGACCTGCTGCCGCCGCCGGGAGGCGCTGCCGCTGCTGGCCATCGCCGTGGGGATCTTCGTCATCCCGATCGCCGGCAGCACCCTGGACTACCGGCTGGGCCCGATCTGGCAGGGACGCTACCTGCTGGCCTTCGCCGCCGGGCTGCCCGTGCTCAGCGCCTTCGTCATCGCCCGGCGCAACCCGCTGCCCGGGCCGGCGCGCAGGCGGCTGGTCACCATCACCGCGCTGCTGCTGGCCTTCGCCAACCTGGCGGCCTTCTACTGGGCGCTGCACCGCTACCTGGTGGGCATCAACGGCGCGCTCCTCCCCCGGCACGTGCACTGGCAGCCGCCGGGCACCTGGATGCTGTGGACGGCCGTCTACGGGCTCGGGCTGCTGGCCCAGTACGGCCTGGTGCGCGCGTTCGCGCAGGACCGGGAGCCGGACGCGGGCACGGCCCGGACCGGCGCGGACGGCGTCGGGGCCGCGCCCGGCACGCTCGGCCTGACCCGGCTCTAG
- a CDS encoding glycosyltransferase family 2 protein — MATFDIMMPYYGDVGLMQDAVRSVLAQTDPDWRLTVVDDGREPGVPEWFAQLGDERVRYLRNPQNLGITRNFQKCVELLELERAVIMGCDDLLMPGYLATIRRVLKEHPGVGMVQPGVEVIDSQGAPVGGLVDGVKNRLYAPGVKGSRRMGGEALAASLLRGNWLYFPSICWDSAAVKAVNFRDGLSVIQDLALVIDLLQRGQEMVVDTEPAFRYRRHAVSESSLQAFSGTRFTEAERYFAQVADRMDAQGWPRAARAARVHSASRLHALTMLPGAVKRAQWDGVRTLTGHVLRPTGASGANSAAADGS, encoded by the coding sequence ATGGCCACCTTCGACATCATGATGCCGTACTACGGAGATGTCGGTCTGATGCAGGACGCTGTCCGCAGCGTGCTCGCGCAGACCGACCCGGACTGGCGGCTGACCGTCGTCGACGACGGCCGCGAGCCCGGCGTCCCGGAGTGGTTCGCACAGCTGGGGGACGAGCGGGTGCGCTACCTGCGCAACCCGCAGAACCTGGGCATCACCCGCAACTTCCAGAAGTGCGTGGAACTGCTGGAGCTGGAGCGCGCGGTCATCATGGGCTGCGACGACCTGCTGATGCCCGGCTACTTGGCCACCATCCGCCGGGTGCTCAAGGAGCACCCGGGCGTGGGCATGGTCCAGCCCGGCGTCGAGGTCATCGACTCCCAGGGCGCGCCCGTCGGCGGCCTGGTGGACGGCGTCAAGAACCGGCTCTACGCCCCCGGGGTGAAGGGCAGCCGCCGGATGGGCGGCGAGGCCCTCGCGGCCAGCCTGCTGCGCGGCAACTGGCTGTACTTCCCCTCGATCTGCTGGGACTCGGCCGCGGTCAAGGCGGTCAACTTCCGCGACGGGCTGTCGGTCATCCAGGACCTCGCGCTGGTCATCGACCTGCTCCAGCGCGGCCAGGAGATGGTGGTCGACACCGAGCCGGCCTTCCGCTACCGGCGGCACGCCGTCAGCGAGTCCTCGCTGCAGGCGTTCTCCGGCACCCGCTTCACCGAGGCGGAGCGCTACTTCGCCCAGGTCGCCGACCGCATGGACGCCCAGGGCTGGCCCCGCGCCGCCCGCGCCGCGCGGGTCCACAGCGCCTCCCGGCTGCACGCGCTGACCATGCTGCCGGGCGCGGTCAAGCGCGCCCAGTGGGACGGCGTGCGCACCCTCACCGGCCATGTGCTGCGCCCCACCGGCGCCTCCGGCGCCAACAGCGCCGCCGCCGACGGTTCCTGA
- a CDS encoding DUF2304 domain-containing protein produces the protein MKGTLLIQLILLLGAGMMLFLFIRRWDAAHTRAWKRIAFFLFVVANVFAVLRPGDVTWVANRLGVGRGTDLVLYLLVVAVSFFALNTYMRFRSLEKKVTDLARTVALRDAELLNRDRLDRERLDAPTGASTRP, from the coding sequence ATGAAGGGCACCCTGCTGATCCAGCTGATCCTGCTCCTCGGCGCGGGGATGATGCTCTTCCTGTTCATCCGCCGCTGGGACGCCGCGCACACCCGGGCCTGGAAGCGCATCGCGTTCTTCCTGTTCGTGGTGGCCAACGTCTTCGCCGTGCTCCGCCCCGGCGACGTGACCTGGGTGGCCAACCGGCTCGGCGTCGGCCGAGGCACCGACCTGGTGCTGTACCTGCTGGTGGTGGCCGTGTCCTTCTTCGCGCTCAACACCTACATGCGGTTCCGTTCGCTGGAGAAGAAGGTCACCGACCTGGCCCGGACGGTGGCGCTGCGCGATGCGGAGCTGCTGAACCGGGACCGCCTGGACCGGGAGCGGCTGGACGCCCCCACCGGCGCCTCCACCCGCCCCTGA
- a CDS encoding glycosyltransferase family 2 protein — translation MNDYHDTWLVIPVYNEEQVIADVVEQALKVFPNIVCVNDGSSDGSAERILGTGAHLVRHPVNLGQGAALQTGLSYALSRPGAEYFVTFDADGQHQTDDAEKLVALLREDAADVVLGSRFIEQSDQVPLLKRMVLRTAAAVSPTARRLKLTDSHNGLRGLNRKAASQLRITMNGMAHASEIVGILARSDLRVAEIPVDILYTDYSRAKGQSLLNGVNILFDISLRERGGR, via the coding sequence GTGAACGATTACCACGACACCTGGCTGGTGATCCCCGTCTACAACGAGGAACAGGTCATCGCCGACGTCGTCGAGCAGGCCCTCAAGGTCTTCCCCAACATCGTCTGCGTCAACGACGGCAGTTCCGACGGCTCCGCCGAGCGCATCCTGGGCACCGGCGCCCACCTCGTCCGGCACCCGGTCAACCTGGGCCAGGGCGCGGCGCTGCAGACCGGGCTGTCCTACGCCCTGTCCCGCCCCGGCGCCGAGTACTTCGTCACCTTCGACGCCGACGGCCAGCACCAGACCGACGACGCCGAGAAGCTTGTCGCGCTGCTCCGCGAGGACGCCGCCGACGTCGTCCTGGGCTCCCGCTTCATCGAGCAGAGCGACCAGGTGCCGCTGCTCAAGCGGATGGTGCTGCGCACCGCCGCCGCGGTCAGCCCGACCGCCCGCCGGCTCAAGCTCACCGACTCGCACAACGGCCTGCGCGGACTCAACCGCAAGGCCGCCTCGCAGTTGAGGATCACCATGAACGGCATGGCCCACGCCTCGGAGATCGTGGGCATCCTGGCCCGGTCCGACCTGCGGGTCGCCGAGATCCCGGTCGACATCCTGTACACCGACTACTCGCGGGCCAAGGGGCAGTCGCTCCTCAACGGCGTCAACATCCTCTTCGACATCTCACTGAGGGAGCGTGGCGGCCGATGA
- a CDS encoding lipopolysaccharide biosynthesis protein, with protein sequence MTNPLAKLLRVIPAGTHLVIGGTLVLGAASYIQISIAGHALATGPRAAVSELWSLVMTVSLGLFFPIEQELTRVVAARAVRGEGVAPVLRRASLLTLGLLALLGGGLALGAGPLADTFFGGDRTLVWAFAGSLVGMALVYLTRGILAGLGLFNSYGISLALDGGLRILLAGGLYLAGSHSAVAYGLVLAAAPLFAMVCTLPATLRGCRPGPLMPWSELFQNMTMMITASVLAQIMVNAAVITTALVATDPRITFALLSAGVLCRIPLFVFGSLQPTLMTGLSTTATTGDRAGFRKMLLQTSAVILGLGLMGAVPAVIIGSWLIHTFLGAPDVLGPMDFFWFSAGTMCYMLAMVLGQALMALGRHRWQMVAWLLGTVALVAVTLVSGPVTTRVEVAYAFGSLVTAASMLLTLVRGVTKRSSGPAAHGAAAASALENA encoded by the coding sequence ATGACCAACCCGCTGGCGAAGCTTCTGCGCGTGATCCCGGCCGGAACCCACCTGGTCATCGGCGGGACGCTGGTCCTCGGCGCGGCTTCGTACATCCAGATCTCGATCGCCGGCCACGCCCTGGCCACCGGCCCGCGCGCGGCCGTCTCCGAGCTGTGGTCGCTGGTGATGACCGTCAGCCTGGGCCTGTTCTTCCCGATCGAACAGGAGCTGACCCGGGTGGTGGCGGCCCGCGCGGTGCGCGGCGAGGGCGTGGCGCCGGTGCTGCGCCGGGCCTCGCTGCTCACCCTGGGCCTGCTGGCCCTGCTCGGCGGCGGCCTGGCGCTGGGCGCGGGCCCGCTGGCGGACACCTTCTTCGGCGGCGACCGCACCCTGGTCTGGGCCTTCGCCGGCTCCCTGGTGGGCATGGCGCTGGTCTACCTGACCCGGGGCATCCTGGCCGGGCTGGGCCTGTTCAACTCCTACGGCATCTCGCTGGCCCTGGACGGCGGGCTGCGGATACTGCTGGCCGGGGGCCTGTACCTGGCGGGCAGCCACTCCGCGGTGGCGTACGGCCTGGTGCTGGCGGCGGCCCCGCTGTTCGCCATGGTGTGCACGCTCCCGGCCACGCTGCGCGGTTGCCGACCGGGACCGCTGATGCCCTGGAGCGAGCTGTTCCAGAACATGACGATGATGATCACCGCGTCGGTGCTGGCGCAGATCATGGTGAACGCGGCGGTGATCACCACCGCGCTGGTCGCCACCGATCCCCGGATCACCTTCGCGCTGCTCAGCGCCGGGGTGCTGTGCCGCATCCCGCTGTTCGTCTTCGGCTCGCTGCAGCCCACGCTGATGACCGGGCTGTCCACCACGGCCACCACCGGGGACCGCGCGGGCTTCCGGAAGATGCTGCTGCAGACCTCGGCGGTGATCCTCGGACTGGGCCTGATGGGTGCCGTTCCCGCCGTGATCATCGGTTCATGGCTTATTCACACCTTTCTGGGCGCCCCCGACGTCCTCGGACCGATGGACTTCTTCTGGTTCTCCGCCGGGACCATGTGCTACATGCTCGCCATGGTGCTGGGGCAGGCCCTGATGGCCCTCGGGCGGCACCGCTGGCAGATGGTCGCCTGGCTGCTGGGGACGGTCGCCCTGGTGGCTGTCACACTGGTTTCAGGCCCGGTCACCACCCGGGTTGAGGTAGCGTATGCGTTCGGTTCACTGGTGACCGCGGCATCCATGCTCCTCACCCTCGTACGGGGCGTCACCAAGAGATCATCCGGTCCTGCGGCGCACGGCGCCGCTGCGGCGTCCGCGTTGGAGAATGCCTGA
- the rfbD gene encoding dTDP-4-dehydrorhamnose reductase encodes MSEPQQSSTPQPSSWLVVGAGGMLGRDLLDVLAGTPGVRALGLTRAQLDITDPQAVLAAVTGHDVVVNAAAWTDVDGAETAEAEAAAVNGTGARHLAAACAATGARLLQVSTDYVFRGDGDSPYPESAPTGPVGAYGRSKLLGEQAVTELLPERGYIVRTAWLYGEHGRNFVATMLTLAAQRDTLDVVDDQRGQPTWARALAQQLRDLGLAALDGAAPAGIYHGTASGDTTWFGLARAAYELAGLDPERIRPTTSAAFVRPAQRPAYSVLGHDRWVEAGLKPLPHWRDSLAEALRRPGFAALTGSPGPG; translated from the coding sequence GTGAGCGAACCGCAGCAGTCGAGCACGCCGCAGCCGTCCAGCTGGCTGGTGGTCGGCGCCGGGGGGATGCTCGGCCGGGACCTGCTGGACGTCCTCGCCGGGACGCCCGGCGTCCGCGCCCTCGGGCTCACCCGGGCCCAGCTCGACATCACCGACCCGCAGGCCGTGCTGGCGGCCGTCACCGGCCACGACGTGGTCGTCAACGCCGCCGCCTGGACCGACGTGGACGGCGCGGAGACCGCCGAGGCCGAGGCCGCCGCCGTCAACGGCACCGGCGCCCGCCACCTGGCCGCCGCCTGCGCCGCCACCGGCGCCCGGCTGCTCCAGGTCTCCACCGACTACGTGTTCCGCGGCGACGGCGACAGCCCCTACCCGGAGTCCGCGCCCACCGGCCCGGTCGGCGCCTACGGCCGCAGCAAGCTGCTCGGCGAGCAGGCCGTCACCGAGCTGCTGCCGGAGCGCGGCTACATCGTCCGCACCGCCTGGCTGTACGGCGAGCACGGCCGCAACTTCGTGGCCACCATGCTGACGCTGGCCGCCCAGCGCGACACGCTGGACGTCGTCGACGACCAGCGCGGCCAGCCCACCTGGGCCCGCGCCCTCGCCCAGCAGCTGCGCGACCTCGGCCTGGCCGCCCTCGACGGCGCCGCCCCGGCCGGGATCTACCACGGCACGGCCTCCGGCGACACCACCTGGTTCGGGCTGGCCAGGGCCGCGTACGAGCTGGCCGGGCTCGACCCGGAGCGCATCCGGCCGACCACCTCGGCCGCCTTCGTCCGGCCCGCGCAGCGCCCCGCGTACAGCGTGCTGGGGCACGACCGATGGGTGGAGGCCGGCCTGAAGCCGCTCCCGCACTGGCGGGACAGCCTCGCCGAGGCGCTGCGGCGCCCCGGTTTCGCGGCCCTCACCGGATCCCCGGGCCCGGGATGA
- the rfbB gene encoding dTDP-glucose 4,6-dehydratase, with amino-acid sequence MRILVTGGAGFIGSEFVRSLLGGADGAPGTSITVLDKLTYSGVEANLAPVADHPGYRFVQGDICDADTVDQVMPGHDAVVHFAAESHVDRSIAGAGPFVTTNVLGTQVLLDSARKHGVGRFVHVSTDEVYGSISEGSWTETWPLQPNSPYSASKAASDLLALAYHRTHGMDVVVTRCSNNYGHYQFPEKVIPLFTTNLLDGLKVPLYGTGGNIRDWLHVSDHCRGIELALLKGRAGEVYNIGGGTEITNKELTGLLLAAAGADWDMVVPVEDRKGHDLRYSLDISKISEELGYAPQVSFEDGLAATIAWYRDNRAWWEPLKQKAALGQ; translated from the coding sequence ATGCGAATCCTCGTCACCGGCGGCGCCGGTTTCATTGGCTCCGAGTTCGTCCGCTCCCTGCTCGGCGGTGCCGACGGCGCACCCGGCACCTCGATCACCGTTCTGGACAAGCTCACCTACTCCGGGGTCGAGGCCAACCTCGCACCGGTCGCGGACCACCCCGGCTACCGCTTCGTGCAGGGCGACATCTGCGACGCCGACACGGTCGACCAGGTGATGCCCGGCCACGACGCGGTGGTGCACTTCGCCGCCGAGTCCCACGTCGACCGCTCCATCGCCGGCGCCGGCCCGTTCGTCACCACCAATGTCCTGGGGACGCAGGTGCTGCTGGACTCGGCCCGCAAGCACGGCGTCGGCCGCTTCGTGCACGTCTCCACCGACGAGGTGTACGGCTCGATCAGCGAGGGCTCCTGGACCGAGACCTGGCCGCTGCAGCCGAACTCGCCGTACTCGGCCTCCAAGGCCGCCTCCGACCTGCTGGCCCTGGCCTACCACCGCACCCACGGCATGGACGTGGTGGTGACCCGCTGCTCCAACAACTACGGGCACTACCAGTTCCCGGAGAAGGTCATCCCGCTGTTCACCACCAACCTGCTGGACGGCCTCAAGGTGCCGCTGTACGGCACCGGCGGCAACATCCGGGACTGGCTGCACGTCTCCGACCACTGCCGCGGCATCGAGCTGGCGCTGCTCAAGGGCCGCGCGGGCGAGGTCTACAACATCGGCGGCGGCACCGAGATCACCAACAAGGAGCTGACCGGCCTGCTGCTGGCCGCCGCCGGCGCGGACTGGGACATGGTGGTGCCGGTCGAGGACCGCAAGGGCCACGACCTGCGCTACTCCCTGGACATCAGCAAGATCAGCGAGGAGCTGGGCTACGCCCCGCAGGTCTCCTTCGAGGACGGCCTGGCCGCGACCATCGCCTGGTACCGCGACAACCGCGCCTGGTGGGAGCCGCTGAAGCAGAAGGCGGCGCTGGGCCAGTGA
- the rfbA gene encoding glucose-1-phosphate thymidylyltransferase RfbA encodes MRGILLAGGTGSRLWPLTRAISKQLMPVFDKPMVYYPLTTLMMAGIREILVITTPQDQEQFQRLLGDGSQFGLRLEYLVQERPEGLAQAFTLGAEFIGDESVALVLGDNIFHGSGLGTRLSQNEALVGGRVFAYPVADPSAYGVVEFDADGNALSLEEKPERPKSRYAVPGLYFYDNRVVEIAAGLKPSARGELEITAVNEQYLRDGQLQVTVLDRGTAWLDTGTFASLMQASEYVRVIEERQGYKIGCVEEVAWRMGYIDDARLRDLAEPLVKSGYGRYLLDLLEEGIG; translated from the coding sequence ATGCGAGGCATCCTTCTGGCAGGCGGTACCGGCTCACGGCTCTGGCCGCTCACCCGCGCCATCTCCAAGCAACTCATGCCGGTCTTCGACAAGCCGATGGTCTACTACCCGCTCACCACGCTGATGATGGCGGGGATCCGGGAGATCCTCGTCATCACCACCCCGCAGGACCAGGAGCAGTTCCAGCGCCTGCTCGGCGACGGCTCGCAGTTCGGGCTGCGCCTGGAGTACCTGGTGCAGGAGCGCCCCGAGGGCCTGGCGCAGGCGTTCACCCTGGGCGCGGAGTTCATCGGCGACGAGTCGGTGGCCCTGGTCCTGGGCGACAACATCTTCCACGGCAGCGGCCTGGGCACCCGGCTGAGCCAGAACGAGGCCCTGGTCGGCGGCCGGGTGTTCGCCTACCCGGTGGCCGACCCGAGCGCCTACGGCGTGGTGGAGTTCGACGCGGACGGCAACGCGCTCTCGCTGGAGGAGAAGCCGGAGCGGCCCAAGTCCCGCTACGCCGTGCCCGGCCTGTACTTCTACGACAACCGCGTGGTGGAGATCGCCGCCGGGCTCAAGCCCAGCGCCCGCGGCGAGTTGGAGATCACCGCCGTCAACGAGCAGTACCTGCGCGACGGGCAGCTCCAGGTGACGGTGCTGGACCGGGGCACCGCCTGGCTGGACACCGGGACCTTCGCCTCGCTGATGCAGGCGTCGGAGTACGTCCGGGTCATCGAGGAGCGCCAGGGCTACAAGATCGGCTGCGTCGAGGAGGTGGCCTGGCGGATGGGGTACATCGACGACGCCCGGCTGCGCGACCTCGCCGAGCCCCTCGTCAAGAGCGGCTACGGCCGCTACCTGTTGGACCTTCTGGAAGAGGGCATCGGATGA
- a CDS encoding dTDP-4-dehydrorhamnose 3,5-epimerase family protein: MKIRPLSIDGAWEVTSPQHGDPRGLFMEYYRFDHLAEAVGHPLQLAQANLSVSARGVVRGVHFADVPPGQAKYVTCVRGAVLDVIVDLRVGSPTFGRWEGVRLDETERRAVYISEGLGHGFCALEDDSTLSYFCSATYNPTGEHTVHPLDPELGIEWPAEVPQLSERDTAAPSLAEALASGLLPSYDAVRAFTASLSSRHQG, from the coding sequence ATGAAGATCCGTCCGCTGAGCATCGACGGCGCCTGGGAGGTCACCTCCCCGCAGCACGGCGACCCGCGCGGGCTGTTCATGGAGTACTACCGCTTCGACCACCTGGCCGAGGCGGTCGGGCACCCGCTGCAGCTGGCGCAGGCCAACCTGTCGGTGTCGGCCCGCGGCGTGGTGCGCGGCGTGCACTTCGCGGACGTCCCGCCCGGCCAGGCCAAGTACGTGACCTGCGTGCGCGGCGCGGTGCTGGACGTGATCGTGGACCTGCGGGTGGGCTCGCCCACCTTCGGCCGCTGGGAGGGCGTCCGGCTGGACGAGACCGAGCGGCGCGCGGTCTACATCTCCGAGGGCCTGGGCCACGGCTTCTGCGCGCTGGAGGACGACTCCACGCTGTCGTACTTCTGCTCGGCGACCTACAACCCGACCGGCGAGCACACCGTGCACCCGCTCGACCCGGAGCTGGGCATCGAGTGGCCGGCCGAGGTGCCGCAGCTGTCCGAGCGCGACACCGCGGCGCCCTCGCTGGCGGAGGCGCTGGCCTCCGGGCTGCTGCCCTCGTACGACGCGGTCAGGGCGTTCACGGCGTCGCTGTCCTCCCGGCACCAGGGCTGA